From one Rosa rugosa chromosome 4, drRosRugo1.1, whole genome shotgun sequence genomic stretch:
- the LOC133743584 gene encoding large ribosomal subunit protein uL13w, producing MVSGSGICAKRVVVDARHHMLGRLASIIAKELLNGQKVVVVRCEEICISGGLVRQKMKYMRFLRKRMNTKPSHGPIHFRAPAKILWRTIRGMIPHKTKRGAAALARLKAYEGVPPPYDKIKRMVIPDALKVLRLQAGHKYCLLGKLSSEVGWNHYDTIKELEKKRKERAQLAYERKKQLNKLRVKAEKVAEEKLGPHLEIIAPIKY from the exons ATGGTGTCCGGGTCAGGGATCTGCGCTAAGCGCGTGGTGGTGGACGCTCGCCACCACATGCTCGGCCGGTTGGCGTCGATAATCGCCAAAGAGCTTCTCAATGGGCAGAAGGTGGTGGTGGTTCGCTGTGAGGAGATCTGTATCTCCGGTGGTTTGGTCAGGCAGAAGATGAAGTACATGCGATTCTTGCGTAAGCGCATGAACACCAAGCCTTCTCATGGCCCCATTCACTTTCGTGCTCCTGCTAAGATCCTCTGGCGCACAATTCGTGG GATGATTCCTCACAAGACAAAGCGTGGAGCTGCTGCGCTTGCTCGTTTGAAGGCGTATGAAGGGGTTCCCCCTCCTTATGATAAGATAAAGAGGATGGTCATTCCCGATGCTCTCAA GGTCTTGAGGCTTCAAGCAGGACACAAGTACTGTTTGTTGGGCAAGCTTTCATCCGAGGTTGGATGGAACCACTATGACACCATCAAG GAGcttgaaaagaagagaaaggagAGGGCTCAACTTGCATatgagaggaagaagcagtTGAACAAATTGAGGGTCAAAGCAGAAAAGGTTGCTGAGGAGAAACTAGGTCCTCATCTAGAGATCATTGCTCCTATCAAATATTGA